The following proteins are co-located in the Vibrio astriarenae genome:
- a CDS encoding HNH endonuclease, whose amino-acid sequence MLNVDLTKFNGLIERYVSKRERVIEIVLRELDYGRYKRYRETPNLVMDFEQEVSLNNSLLSYDGHGVIVYIKEQADLSLAIYAPVNGATKYHLTDCKTLQDEKTDKRFGRFVAMRYVEGKMPVCDDQGNEGYSALIVCGNCLRKLKYTPYIKAGTKEEKKRVQIEFDLTQFLKEQHCFPDEYLPLRHADVSNFSYSDDWKTISEIYKLSKDHCCEECGVQLKHRKELLHTHHIDGVKSNNHPANLMSLCVDCHSKQPKHGHLKPNIEVLKYLEKSRMR is encoded by the coding sequence ATGCTTAATGTGGATTTGACAAAGTTTAATGGTTTGATTGAAAGATATGTATCAAAACGAGAGCGAGTAATTGAAATTGTCTTAAGAGAATTAGACTATGGTAGATATAAAAGGTATCGAGAGACGCCAAATTTGGTAATGGATTTTGAACAAGAAGTCTCGCTCAATAATAGCCTTCTAAGCTATGATGGGCATGGTGTAATTGTTTACATCAAGGAGCAAGCCGATTTGTCTTTAGCTATATACGCTCCAGTCAATGGAGCGACAAAGTACCATTTGACAGATTGTAAAACTCTTCAAGATGAAAAGACTGATAAGCGATTTGGGCGCTTTGTTGCAATGCGATACGTAGAAGGAAAGATGCCTGTATGCGATGATCAAGGCAACGAGGGGTATAGTGCCTTGATTGTGTGTGGTAACTGTCTCCGTAAACTCAAGTATACTCCATATATTAAAGCAGGCACCAAAGAGGAAAAGAAACGAGTCCAAATTGAATTTGACCTTACTCAGTTTCTAAAAGAGCAACATTGCTTCCCTGATGAGTACTTGCCGCTTAGGCATGCTGACGTTAGTAATTTTTCATACTCAGATGACTGGAAGACTATCAGTGAAATTTACAAACTAAGCAAAGATCACTGTTGTGAAGAGTGTGGAGTGCAGCTCAAACATAGGAAGGAGTTACTTCACACTCATCATATTGATGGGGTGAAATCTAATAATCACCCGGCTAATCTGATGTCACTTTGTGTCGATTGTCATAGTAAACAGCCAAAACATGGTCACTTAAAACCTAATATAGAGGTATTAAAGTATCTGGAAAAGTCACGGATGAGATAA